In Pyrus communis chromosome 15, drPyrComm1.1, whole genome shotgun sequence, the genomic stretch TTCTTGGACGTTTTTGTAATTATTGCACACTTTTAAATTTACCATTTTTGTTCTTGTGTTAGATTGAAGTAAACGGGTTTAATACTGCTCCGTTGTACAAGTTCTTGAAGTTAGGCAAATGGGGATTCTTCGATGACAATATCCAGTGGAACTTTGCTAAGTTTCTTGTTGACCAGCAGGGGAAACCTGTCGGTCAGGGCCTCAGGCTGTCATTAGAAGGGGCTATAATCACTTCTGAGGCAATAATCGCTTTTCCCAAAAGTGACTATGTCCCTATTAATGAATcactggagagagagagaggaggctcAGGGCCTCAGGCTGCGCGAGACTGCGAGAGGGTTACTACTGGGTTTAGGCCTAGGGTTCATGAAAGAACTCTgaactgaagaagaagaactgaAGGCAGGGAAGGGAGGGAACGAGAGTCTAGGGAGAAGAGGCTCAGGggaatgaaaaataaggaggaggagggttaGGGTTACAACAACTTACTATACACCGGCAGCGTTACAGTTAagggttttgttaaaaaaattaaaaaattaaaaataatctcacaaatcctggaggcatgagggttcgaacccatgcctcctgcttgtaaagtttcactgaaaccaacttggcaacaggttctgttttgttatgattgtatgactaaactatttataaatattcaaaaaaattatatatatatatatatatcggttcggttcggttcagttCGATTTCCGAGCCTCAAAAATCTAAACCGAACTGGtcagattcggttcggttcggtttgacaatttcggttcagttttttAGCAGTTCAGGTTTTTTTCGGCCTCGGTCCGGTTAGGTtgtcggtttttttcggttttcgattttttgaacccacccctatttCGGTGCATTATGGTAGCTTGGATGAGGTTCAGAATCGGAATAAGATGATAGTCGAAGATGCATTTGCATGCACAGTAACTACTAAAATCATGCTAAAacaatgacattgaaccactTTCCCTTGATGAATGttaacgtagaactgattggtcaaattggaaacaagcaatctatGTCGAATTTGATTCACTTGTGAAACTtaaagtgtttggacctgtaaTTCCTAGAACTCCACATATGAAGTCCACTGGCTATAAGTGGGTTTTTGTGAGAAAGCGTAATGCCAAAAGTAAAATAGTACGATATAAGGCACACCTTGTGGCGCAAGGTTTCTCTAAACTTCCTAGGATTGATTACAAAGAGGTGTACTCCCCCATAAGGACGTCATAACGTGCCGCTACCTTATTAGTTTGGTAGCTTCCAAAAAACTAGATATACAACTTATAGACGTGGTAACCACGCATTTTATAAGGATCTTAATACGTAAACCTACATCATTAGTTCCCGAATGACTAATATTGAATGgatcaaatagttctagaccatggAATAGCCTCTCAATTAGATTGAGGCATTCGCTCCACCAATTGAAACAATTTGGGCATATGTGGTATAGTCGTTTAACTGAGTATTTGATTAGTCAAGGATATGTGAATAATGAACTATGCCCATGCATGTTTACCAGGATATCACATTCTGGATTTGTGATTGTTTCAATTTATGTTGATGCATGAATCTCATTGGCACTCCTgaaaagcttgagaaaactgtctTGCACCTGAAgtcgaaatttgagatgaaagatctagggaAAACTCGATACTGTATGGGCCCGAAGTTCGAACATTGTTCAAATGGTATTTtggtacatcaatcgaactacacccataAGGTGTTAAGACGCTTTAGCAAGGATAGAGCGAacccttcgagtactcctatggtcatCCGAACGCTAAATGCAAAATGCGACCCTTTTTTTCTAAAGATGATGAGGAAGAggttttggagcctgaagtttcaTACTTGAGTGCAATTAGTGCTTTGTTGACTTAGCACAGTGCACTAGACTAGACAAGACATCTCattcgttgttaatcttttggcaagatatagCGATGTGCCTACGTGCATACACTTGACTGGTGCTAAAGACATCCTTTGTTACCTCAAAGGTAGTACGGATTTGGGCTTATTATATCCCTTTGGATTCTTGAGTGGagtgatgtggtagaaactaacacacaaattaaaccctataaattatgcaatcgtagcacgagtaagtagggatcgttctattccggcgattagaagggatgctaatcaacacaaattaaacttataaaactgaaaactaagttaaactaacatcAAAACAATGACTAGGGgattttggacaaatttaactaaaacaaaattaaatggcAGCAAGtgaattaagttgtgaatgaggtatggatgaaaggatagctaaaggattcttctccacacatgaaacatatgcatacaaatcgattcttcatataaaccatgaatgacaacgtcccaaattaactgtgaacaacactaattaactctcagattttccttaattcATTAAATTGGACTCaagacgcaaccaaattattcttctcaagttccctaactatgaaaagcatgatagagatacatctcaaagatcattaagttctgtgaaaatcataagcactGACaaaacattcgtaactatgaaaagtatgatactcctgccaatttacttaactcaattacgactagtgacttttactacttacaaatataagttcatagcgattaggtgaaattcccttatattctagcatcaaatccctgcatgcaaactaagtatgcatccttaataaacatacaagaataagttttctataaagcagataagtaaatcgcactcatgttttataaaacaataactggatgtaatcaatttatataaaacatatgatcatggcttcgaattcacctctagctaaaaacaaacttagttacacatattCATCCTAACttaaaagcaatctaaaatatacattgaaacttaaaacaaagatagaaaaaactctaaaaattccaacaacttcaATGAATGAATGGTAAGCGCGACACCCCTTAAATCACTgcaggaatttcatatatatatatatagggggaaacagctgaatccaaggaggaaagggattaggcattttgaattattttagaaCTCTAAGAATCAGGTAGAAAatgttggaatgtgattaggattcctccttgcagctggagataagataagataatgttggataagataagataagataagataggataagataatgttcctctccaactaggattcctcttttttatgtaattccttgtcttccaagcctcaagtttaatttctccagattttagcacatgtctagtaccatttaaacaccaaaaaggTCCAGGCCATATGCTATCCACGCatgttatccaatccaagtccaaaactgctccaaattgctccatttgaatatttattgtcatctttaccaactggacctacaataatacgaaaataacttaaattaccaaaataaatggaaattaactaagtaaatgcaaagaaataagataacaaagttgcataaatattcTCCTATCATAGAGCCGTTATCCCCATTGGCCCTCGAGTTAATTATCGCCTTGTTATGCTGACGCAAGTTATGTATCTAACCCGCACAATgcacgttctcaaacgggttatgcCTTTACCATTGCAGACACCGGTCAACCAAACAAGCCTTAGTTGCAACTTTTTCATACCATGTTGAAATTCTCTTCTTCATGAAGTTACATGTGAATGTTTCTGGTTGAGAGTTGTTTCTAATCATATTGGAAACGTGTGAATGCTTCTCGTTGACATTATCCTACAACGATTAATGAAGATGGCGTTGCATGTATTGACCATatcaagacatgatacatcaaaaGAGACAACAGAAAGCATATTGCTTCGAATTTTTTCTTTCACATTAGCAACAAAAAAcattagaagattgaagtcaatcAAATCTGATTTGAGGACAACCTCGCCAACCTCTTCACAAAGTCGTTGCCAAAGTCTACCCtctagaagcttgttcaaggattAGTATCCGTTAATTGTCTAATTTGCAATGTTTGTaattctcatttggaagttttgtcaagCACAGAGGAGCAtctagaagtatactcacttaaacttaatgtactctttttccctacgattatgagcatttttttCACTGGATTTTTTTCCACCTGACAAGGTTTTTACGAGGCCCTATCTTAGCCTGGTCATACCCTTATGTGCATTTTATTTGCATCCTGAAAGCgtttagttttgacttaatgcaacttctcgcTTTTCTCCATGGACTATGGTTTTTATCCTACCTTGAGTTGTTCCATAGccaggttttgtgagttttaccaaTGCATTTTTTTCCGTTTGTTTTGAGACTTACAGTTGCTCATTGTACCTCAACTTATGCTTATTGCTCAGTCCCAGTGCCCTTCTTAGTAAGAGAGCAACAGCCTTGCAACCATTGAAATACAAAGGCAATAAGCAGCTCGATTACCGCTTGACGGAAAGCAAGCATTGTTGTAATACAAAGATTTTCGAAATTATGTGTAAACACATCCAGGCACGCACAAGAGATATAGTTTGCCATCAAACCCTCAATCTTCAAAACTTGCACAAATGCCTGCCGAATAATTGCCATTACCGCCTTTGCTGAAACTTTAAGCAAACAAGGTTTACCTGAAACAACCACTCGAACAAGTAATCGGTCTGCTACCACCAGTGGTCCGAATATATATTTCATCATACGGCATTTAGCAAGAAGCCTTCGAGTTAGCAAGTGGTTTGACAATATAGATGGGGGACTGCAATAGTATTTCAATTCAAGACAGGCTGCTTCGGGTTCGTACTCTGTCTATAAGCATTTGCCGGCCTGACAAATCTTCCTCGTATCCAACAACCTGCGTTGTAAAATTTGAGCATGAGGATGTAAAATTGGAAGGAATTTGGCTAGAGCCATAGACATTTTTCTAAATGTGTCACAAGTGCATAAGGTTCACCGAAATTGACAAAATTATGTTTCCTAAATCCTAATGTTAATATACTAATAACAAAAAACTATAATAAGAACTTGGTAGGCATCAGATAAGCATTCAGATTTAGATAGAGCAATGCAGTTGAGTATCAGCTGAACCTGAGACTCGGTCTGTGTTTCGCTAAAACCATCGTAAAAGCCAGCCTTTTGTTCTCCGGAAGGATTGTGGATGTCATCTTTTTTCCCAGcactgaaaaagaaaataagttcAATATCAGAGTCAAATGAGACCAGAAACATAATGCAGAACTGTCATCTTTTGAAGCAGGATCAGCAAATTCTTTATACAGAAGCCTAGTAGCAAAGGAATTCTTTTAACGGAATTTTCGCACGACATGATTGCCTTGTTTTTACACCAAAAGGAATCTATGTCACACCATAACCATGCAACGAGTCTCACGACAATTTGGTCAATCATAGATCAAGGATAGAATCATACATTGAAATCCACATACATGAAATCAAACTCATATTTCTGATTCATAAAGCATAAGAAAGATACCGCATACTATCACTCAACCAATATcaagacaaaaattaaaaaagtaaatcATACACATGCTCAAAGTTAACAATCCCTAATAATATCCTAAGGGAGAGGAAGTGTGGGAGGGACAAGGGCATCATCCGTtcaagaaaggaaagaaaacatttattttcattagtCAAACACATGCAACGATTCATTGGAACTTTGGTGTGAAAGGACATATATGAAATAAGTTATACGAGTAAAAAGATATAATGTCACCTGTTTAACCAGTTAGATCTCGATAATCCAATGACGGAGTGAGAATCTGAGCGCTCTTCACGAAGAGTTGAACAATCCGGTGAAAAAATCTGTTTGACAATCAAGCAATGTAGTCATACAAAAGTTGATagtgaaacaatgaaatttagCGTCTAAGGGTAAAAGGATACATTGCTATCACACAAACTCCTCCCTGGCGATTGCTGATCATGAATCTACAGAGAAAAACAGATAAAACTTACAAAACCGATAAACTTGAAAGGCAACCTAAAGATTGTAAGATATCCAACATATTTACCTTACTTGTCTGCTCCAGTAAGTCCTCAATAGCAGAAGCTACATCAGGAACAACTGAAGAAACTTCACCCGGAACTTTCTTGCTGACTCCAGTGGTACAGACAGGAATACTTAAATGCACCCCAGAAGAGTCAACTTTTGAAAACCTTGCCTTCTTATTGGAAAAGCTTGATTCTTTGGCCTCTTCTCTGAGGCTGTCATTTCTATTGCCAATAAATTCAGCTGATGAGTTTCTCAGGTCTTGTAACTGACTTGGACACTCAGATGAATTGCCGCCAAATATTGTTTGAACAGCTTGTGTAGGATACTGACTCGTGGTGCACAGCCCTGCCTCTTGATCTTCAGCAGTGACTTCTTTTGGACAAAATTGGTCAAGAGAAACGACTTTATTCTGCCAAACAGTGAGGAGTTAAGGcatgaacaacaacaacaacaaagccttttcccactaagtgaggAGTTAAACGATGATAACAAAGGCATACCTGCTTCACACATTCATATATCCAGTCGGACGTAATTGTGTGTATACCATATTTAAGAGCAGCCTCATACTTTGGTCCATTGGTAAACTTGCATAGCAAATGGGTAACCTTCCTCGTAAACTTTTCCACAAATTTAGCTCCAAGTGTATAACATAAATTTCTTAGTAAAACTCTATCTTTCTCATTATATTGAGAAACACAAAACCGAAAGTTTTCATATCCAGGCAAAGGAATCAGGCAGGGAAGTGGAGCATATAGAATGTGACTAGTAACATCCACCAAGCATCCGTCcttcaaaattgttttaatcTCATCAGCATTTGGAATGAGCAGAGTACATACTTATTTTAATGGGAATTCAATAAGTCAGGAGCTAATCAAATGATAACATACAGATATAAAAGGCAATAATAAACGACAATAAGAGAAATAAATGTTAGAACTGTAAAACTAATTCAACTTTATGCATCTAGGTCTTGGAATATATGGTGAGGTGTGGGTGAGATCTACAGAGGTCTTAGTTTAAAATCATACCCATCATGTAAAAATATAACATAATATATAACAGCAAATTCCGCTTTAACAAATGAGTTTTAAAGTGTTTCCAAAGATAATACGAGGACTGAGGAAAACATAATGGTGAtgagaaaattatttaaataatataaaaaaaaggataCATCTCTCAGTCTCCATTAATTGAtccttttgtttatttcttaCAGAAAGTGGAGAGTAAAGAAAGACCAATGATGGgtccaaatttcatgaaacacTTTTAAGTCATGTTGGCATTCCATATCAGAAATCCAATCTAAGTTCCCTCTCCCTTAAAATCATCACGCTTGTGAGATGAAGATTTTTGCAGCCTCAAAGAAAGTAGGCTTTACCTCACAGCACCCACAACTCAATATTCTTGTTTTCTCAGTTAGGAAAACTCAATATTCTGATcttaagagagagaagaaaagaaataacaGTTTCTATTTTCTTCTCTCCTCCCCATCAAGTGGAAAACACAATACCAGGTTGAAGATGCATGCATATAATTTTTTACGATGTATTCAGATATGCATGCATAAATGTCAAGTCATGTTGCAGCATGTGGAAGAATTAGTTATCCAAACATGTGTCGGCATATGGTCATGGAACAGAAGGAAAGGCCTCGTAGACATTGATCGAGACAATGCATTTATGAATTACAGAATATACCTCCAAACATGACCTGATCCAGTGACTTGATACATATGTACTTTCAGTAGCATCCAGGGATAAAGGTCTCGCACCATGACATTCAATAGTGAAGTGCACTTTCTGTTTTATATGGCCATCAACTAACTCTCCTCCCCCTTGAATTACCCATTCAATGATTTGACCTCTCTGgcagttaaaataaaaaatattacacATAACAacgaaatcaaatcaaatgttAAAGTTATGAGGACTAATTGTAAAATCTGCATTTAAAGAAATTACCTTATCTTCaggaaaggaatttgaaaagcAAAATATTCTCCCCTTAAAGACGGATGATGGCTTGCCATTCTGAACATTGAAATCATGTTGCACCTTCTGTAGACCAtttgttttatcatttaattgAACCTTACTTTTGCCATTTAGGACAGTTAGCTTAATTCGTTTGGATAGTCCAACAGCTGCTACCATGGATCCGTCACCTCTCATGTTAATTTCTGGTTTCTCTTCTCTGTTCTTCTCCAACATTCCCATTCCAGTTGTAGCACTTGTTTTCCTTTGTAATTGATCAGCAGGCATGCTTAGATGAGCCATCGAGATTCTACCTTTAACCTTGCTAGTCATACTTGTTAGTGCTCCTGGTCAAAAAGAGAGGATCAAAGTCAATAACAATGTCTGCTCAGGAACTGGATAAACAAAATTACATATATATCTGAAAGATACAAAGACAGATAAAGCTACAATTTCAATCCAACAACATAAAAATTTGCATGTGCTTGGGAACAAATATAGaactaattaacaaaaatgcatgTTTAACTTATTAAAAACCTTCAGGAAGAAGTAGATCATGGGCGATGTGCCTTTGGAGAACAGGGATCTCTTTTTTCTCATGATCACAATCTTCAAGCCAGGCAGCTCTAACAACATGAATGACACCTAAAGCTGCAAGACCCCTTACCTCTTTCTTTTCGCTGAGAAATTATAAAAGAAAGTCAGATATTCAAACAACAAAGCAATAATTATGTCTTAACCATCCAACAAGAACAACTTACATTTCTGAAGGAATTCCAACTACTATGTGCGTCAATTTATCATTGAATGACATATACCGGGAGCCCCCACCTCTGCGAACCATATTAACCAGTCTACGCAATTCGGAAGCTTCAAAGCCAATAAGAGATATTCTACATTCTGACAAGTACAGGTCATCACCTTCAGACTGAGAATCATCGGCAACACAACCATCAAGGTTAACTTCACTTTTGGACTCCAagggatccaaggcaggtgcctTACTATCCTCATTTTTCACAACAAAAGGAGCATAAGAAAATATAGTGGTCATCTTTTGTGAGACGGTAGCTTCTAAATCAGAATCCACAGTTCCAGAACAAGGGGCAGCTGTCAAGTTCGAATCTGCAACCACCGATGGTGGCACAAATTGCAAGCTCCCACTAGCATTGCTTTGGCTATTCTGCAAAGTAAAGCAACCCCTTACACTTTTATTTGAAGATATAGAAGCACCTTGAACAGGATAGGACTCCTCATTAAGACAAGCTATTCATCCAAAAAAAGGGGAAGATAGTGAGAGAGATGATTGCAAGGGCTGACATATAGCATAAAAACCCAAGAGATGGAAGAGTATAAAGTAAAATCCCATAAATTCAAAGATTGCCATAAGCTGTAGTGAAGCCTTACCTCTTTTAGAAATAGATTGATCAAACCATGTTTGAGTTACAATCTGAATGTGGCCCCATCTTCGTGCAACCTTGTATTTGTCACCTTCTGGAGCTTACAAATAGTCAAGAAAACCGACACATAGAATTGAATAACACGCATTCTCGAAACTCAATGCTGATTGATGATGCAGGATTAGAAGGAAGATATTCGTGAATGCACTTTAAGTAAAAAGAACACACGCATATAACTGACCACTAACCCGAACAGAGATTGAAAAACAACAGTCACAACAAAGTGTTCATGCAACCTAATTGTACATCAAGGGAGCGAAAGAAAAAGCAGCAATGCATGCAAAAATAATGCACTTACTcataaaatcaaattaatttacaaagaaaacttaGGATTGTGTAGAATATGTTTCTCATAAACCTCTCTTTATGAAAATCAATCAAGTAATTAAGAAATACTGAATAATTTGAGGTTGCAGAAAATTAGAAAAGGTGTTGTACACTATAAGAAGTCGAAGGTGGGGTTGAAGTAGTGattcagaaaaaaaatgcaGCTACGAATAAAACTAAATCTGGGTTTATAGCATATTGAAGATAAAATACCAAACATAATATTTGAAGGTTTGCTTCATAAAGTTGAGACTTGTATTTCTATATATGCGGAtatgaagaaataaaataacatatacaATGCAAAACAGTTGTCTTCATCTTCGAACCCCAAAAGGATATATCAGAAATTAAATGAGTGCACTTCTTTGTTAGTTCAGCAGAATATTTTCCACCATTTTCTATGATAAGCTTTTCAATCTTCTTTCGCTCATCTGAAGAGAAAAGCACATTTAGCAACACATTTAAGAATAACAAAAATATACTTACTTCTTACACAGAAAATAGGTTGCTACTTGAGAACCTGCTGGAATTCTGGTTACAGAAATTGTCAGCCCAGAAAAAGGAAGAACCCTAAATGAATCTTGAGACACAGTGCGATGCTCTTTCCAGCACTGATACAACCAATTAACAGTGATAATTGGCTTCTTCAAAGTATTTAAAGCCCACTGCATAAAGAATAATAACTCAGTAACTACATCTCTTACCATAAAATATCTGCTATAATCCCTTTTCCCAAAATACCTTCTCAGATAGTGTCTGATTTATCGTCAGACCCCAAATATAAAAATCCTTCTTCTTTAAAGCGATTGCAAGAGAACCCCATCATTGAGTTCCATTTAGAATTTACAAACATagtcaaattatatgaaatTGCACGTGAG encodes the following:
- the LOC137717622 gene encoding uncharacterized protein, with amino-acid sequence MRKTAAFQGANVFMSRNLVPPEMFDALHDALKHNGANVFLCCDPSRTAPNDYHVIESSDHVKFEDLRAKGCNLLGPQCVFACASEHRALPKQGFTCCLAMDGSKVLASGFQGDEKIKIEKLVTAMGGVLQTQTSSDVNFVIVKNVLAGKYKWALNTLKKPIITVNWLYQCWKEHRTVSQDSFRVLPFSGLTISVTRIPADERKKIEKLIIENGGKYSAELTKKCTHLISDISFWAPEGDKYKVARRWGHIQIVTQTWFDQSISKRACLNEESYPVQGASISSNKSVRGCFTLQNSQSNASGSLQFVPPSVVADSNLTAAPCSGTVDSDLEATVSQKMTTIFSYAPFVVKNEDSKAPALDPLESKSEVNLDGCVADDSQSEGDDLYLSECRISLIGFEASELRRLVNMVRRGGGSRYMSFNDKLTHIVVGIPSEIEKKEVRGLAALGVIHVVRAAWLEDCDHEKKEIPVLQRHIAHDLLLPEGALTSMTSKVKGRISMAHLSMPADQLQRKTSATTGMGMLEKNREEKPEINMRGDGSMVAAVGLSKRIKLTVLNGKSKVQLNDKTNGLQKVQHDFNVQNGKPSSVFKGRIFCFSNSFPEDKRGQIIEWVIQGGGELVDGHIKQKVHFTIECHGARPLSLDATESTYVSSHWIRSCLEDGCLVDVTSHILYAPLPCLIPLPGYENFRFCVSQYNEKDRVLLRNLCYTLGAKFVEKFTRKVTHLLCKFTNGPKYEAALKYGIHTITSDWIYECVKQNKVVSLDQFCPKEVTAEDQEAGLCTTSQYPTQAVQTIFGGNSSECPSQLQDLRNSSAEFIGNRNDSLREEAKESSFSNKKARFSKVDSSGVHLSIPVCTTGVSKKVPGEVSSVVPDVASAIEDLLEQTSKIHDQQSPGRSLCDSNIFSPDCSTLREERSDSHSVIGLSRSNWLNSAGKKDDIHNPSGEQKAGFYDGFSETQTESQVVGYEEDLSGRQMLIDRVRTRSSLS